A stretch of DNA from Skermanella mucosa:
CGCTCTCGACTTGCGAGAGCGGTTTGTTGAGCAGCGTGACCAGCGTCGAGATGCCCAGAACGTCGGCGGCGAGCACCACTTCGTTGTTGGTTTCGTGTGTGTGGTGGCCCAGCGCCGCGATGAAGCGAAGGCCCCTTTCGAATTCCTCCTCGCTGGGGCGCACCTCGCGAAGGAAGGCGTGGGAGTGGCGGACAAAGCCATCCATGATCTGCTTCAGGCGCGGATCGCGGGTGTTCGCCATGGCGCGGAGCACGGCGTCGGTGACCATGGATTCATGCTCGATGATCATTGGGTTCCCCTCCAGTGAGCCGTGTGGGCTCTTCATCTGCAAACGTTTGCATGATCATCCGCCGTTCTCGGTGTTTGTCAATACAGGTTTTTCGAACCCATAAGGGTTACCACACGTCATTTTCCGCCAGTCCCCTGGCGCTTTAACCAAAGATTAAGGATATGTTCCTGTTGACGATACGCACGTTGATGTGAATTCTGCTGCAAACGTTTGCATGAACAGGTCATTCTCGCAGCCGGCTGCCAGGCCGGTTCAACGACCCGAAACACACGACTACGGAGGAAGAAACCCATGAAAAAGCTCTTCACCGCCGCCGCTGCCGTTGCCCTGCTGATCGCCTCCCCGGCGCTGGCGCAGAAGCCGATCACGATCAAGTTCGTCCATGTGACCGCCGAGAACACGCCCAAGGGCCAAGGTGCCAAGCGGTTCAAGGAATTGGCGGAGGAGCGGCTGAAGGGCCGCGTTTCGGTCGAGGTCTATCCCAGCTCGTCCCTGATGGGCGACGATGAATCCATGGAGGCGCTGGCCTTCGGCGACATCCAGATGATCGCGCCGTCGCTCTCCAAGTTCGACCGCCTGACCAAGAAATTCCAGCTCTTCGACCTGCCTTTCCTGTTCGCCGACACGGCGGCGCTGGAACGGTTCCAGGCGAGCCCAGCGGGCCAGGAACTGCTGGGCGAACTGGAGGACAAGGGCTTCAAGGGCTTGGCGTATTGGCATAACGGCATGAAGCAGTTGACCGCCAACAAGCCGCTGCGCCAGCCCTCCGACGCCGCGGGCCTGAAGTTCCGCATCCAGGAATCCGACGTGCTGCAGGAACAGTTCCGCGCCGTCA
This window harbors:
- a CDS encoding TRAP transporter substrate-binding protein, encoding MKKLFTAAAAVALLIASPALAQKPITIKFVHVTAENTPKGQGAKRFKELAEERLKGRVSVEVYPSSSLMGDDESMEALAFGDIQMIAPSLSKFDRLTKKFQLFDLPFLFADTAALERFQASPAGQELLGELEDKGFKGLAYWHNGMKQLTANKPLRQPSDAAGLKFRIQESDVLQEQFRAVNANPQKLAFGEVYQALQTGAIDAQENSWSNIYSQKFFEVQRYATESNHGVLEYMLVTNTEFWNGLPKDVRTELDKIVQEVTREVNAQASELNERDRKRVLDSGKVELITLTQDEVKAWREAMAPVWKRFEKEIGAKLVQAAASVNQTN